Proteins co-encoded in one Variovorax terrae genomic window:
- a CDS encoding MipA/OmpV family protein, whose protein sequence is MPLHRAQTAIRLATTIAGLCLAAAASANTDPLSDLLSVPGSAGLGFVTRVERSPYLGGGTRYDLLPLYLYEGDRLFLHASRAGVKLFKDDAQRVDLFLDRRFEGYPVENVPASLLGMAERSASIDLGLSYRYRQPWGTLQAELLHDVGGASNGNEFRVSYSYDWRSGRLALRSSLTVAARDAKLNDYYYGVLPGEATAARPAYAPGAGVNTSLALYGSYGLTERWRLLGGVSVTMLNHRITDSPIVPKGAQPALFIGAAYDFGSYRKPWAEERSPTYVKLLHGTVSDDACTLVRIITLRCTSTANVNVTTITGVQIGKPFIERLNGWPLDLVGYLGLTYHDEHGLQPNSLQVDAFMKAYYDGFPWSHRVRTRLGLGVGLSLAQRVPYVEVVSQAQRGRTTSRLLNYLDPTIDFSVGDLIGSRVLKDTYLGVGVSHRSGIFGTSNLLGNVNGGSNFIYTYLESIF, encoded by the coding sequence ATGCCCCTTCACCGCGCCCAGACTGCCATACGACTGGCCACCACGATCGCCGGCCTGTGCCTGGCCGCGGCGGCGAGCGCCAACACCGATCCCCTGAGCGACCTGCTGAGCGTGCCCGGCAGCGCCGGCCTGGGATTCGTCACGCGCGTCGAGCGCTCGCCCTACCTGGGCGGCGGCACGCGCTACGACCTGCTGCCGCTGTACCTGTACGAAGGCGACCGGTTGTTCCTGCACGCCAGCCGCGCGGGCGTCAAGCTGTTCAAGGACGACGCGCAGCGCGTCGACCTGTTCCTGGACCGCCGCTTCGAGGGCTATCCCGTCGAGAACGTCCCGGCCAGCCTGCTGGGCATGGCCGAGCGCAGCGCGAGCATCGACCTGGGCCTGTCGTACCGCTACCGCCAGCCCTGGGGAACGCTGCAGGCCGAGCTGCTGCACGACGTCGGGGGCGCCTCCAACGGCAACGAGTTCCGGGTGAGCTACAGCTACGACTGGCGCTCGGGCCGCCTGGCGCTTCGCTCCAGCCTGACGGTGGCGGCGCGCGATGCCAAGCTCAACGACTACTACTACGGCGTGCTGCCCGGCGAGGCCACGGCGGCGCGGCCCGCCTATGCGCCCGGCGCCGGCGTCAACACCTCGCTGGCGCTGTACGGCAGCTACGGCCTGACCGAGCGCTGGCGGCTGCTGGGCGGCGTCTCGGTGACGATGCTGAACCACCGCATCACCGACAGCCCGATCGTTCCGAAGGGCGCGCAGCCGGCCCTCTTCATCGGGGCGGCCTACGACTTCGGCAGCTACCGCAAGCCCTGGGCCGAGGAGCGCTCACCCACCTACGTCAAGCTGCTGCACGGCACCGTGTCGGACGACGCCTGCACGCTGGTCCGCATCATCACGCTGCGCTGCACCTCGACCGCCAACGTCAACGTCACCACCATCACCGGCGTGCAGATCGGCAAGCCCTTCATCGAGCGGCTCAACGGCTGGCCGCTGGACCTCGTCGGCTACCTGGGGCTGACCTACCACGACGAGCACGGCCTGCAGCCCAACAGCCTGCAGGTGGACGCGTTCATGAAGGCCTACTACGACGGGTTTCCATGGAGCCACCGCGTGCGCACCCGGCTCGGCCTGGGCGTGGGCCTGTCGCTGGCGCAGCGGGTGCCGTATGTCGAGGTCGTGAGCCAGGCCCAGCGCGGACGCACGACCTCGCGCCTGCTGAACTACCTGGACCCGACGATCGACTTCAGCGTGGGCGACCTGATCGGCTCGCGCGTGCTCAAGGACACCTATCTCGGCGTCGGCGTGTCGCACCGCTCGGGCATCTTCGGCACCTCGAACCTGCTCGGCAACGTCAACGGCGGCTCGAACTTCATCTACACCTACCTTGAGAGCATTTTCTGA
- a CDS encoding SDR family oxidoreductase translates to MDLQLKDKTALVTGASAGIGKGIALALAAEGVKLAISARRVALLEEVADAIVARGGHRPVVIESDLYAEDAAQRLASAAVAGLGHVDILVNNAGGSRSFNELHVSEDRWQEAITLNFHRPRQVADALIDQMIERQWGRIINITGKSEPEHVNGAFCAKAGIHSWAKGLSRMVGKHGITVNSVPPGRIHSEQILRNYTPEYRQWQADNEIPVGRYGEPEDMANLVCFLASPLAGYITGTVIPVDGGLRRYQF, encoded by the coding sequence ATGGACCTGCAACTCAAGGACAAGACCGCGCTGGTCACCGGCGCCAGCGCCGGCATCGGCAAGGGCATTGCGCTGGCGCTGGCCGCCGAAGGCGTGAAGCTCGCGATCTCGGCGCGCCGCGTGGCGCTGCTTGAGGAGGTGGCCGACGCGATCGTCGCCCGCGGCGGCCACCGTCCGGTGGTGATCGAGTCCGACCTGTATGCCGAAGACGCGGCGCAGCGGCTCGCCTCGGCGGCCGTCGCCGGCCTGGGCCATGTGGACATCCTGGTCAACAACGCAGGCGGCTCGCGCAGCTTCAACGAGCTGCACGTGAGCGAGGACCGCTGGCAGGAGGCCATCACGCTGAACTTCCACCGCCCGCGCCAGGTGGCCGATGCGCTGATCGACCAGATGATCGAACGCCAATGGGGCCGCATCATCAACATCACGGGCAAGAGCGAGCCCGAGCACGTGAACGGCGCCTTCTGCGCCAAGGCCGGGATCCACAGCTGGGCCAAGGGCCTGTCGCGCATGGTCGGCAAGCACGGCATCACGGTCAACAGCGTGCCGCCGGGGCGCATCCACTCCGAGCAGATCCTGCGCAACTACACGCCCGAATACCGCCAGTGGCAGGCCGACAACGAAATCCCCGTGGGCCGCTACGGCGAGCCCGAGGACATGGCCAACCTGGTGTGCTTCCTGGCCTCGCCGCTGGCCGGCTACATCACCGGTACCGTGATCCCGGTCGATGGGGGTTTGCGTCGATACCAGTTCTGA
- a CDS encoding FAD-dependent oxidoreductase produces MTQPTAEHYDVVVVGGGAGGTAAAVGAARLGARTLLIERYGFLGGAATNSQVLAYCGFFASGETPRQAVAGVGQDLLLQLQALGLPIAPIRSKSGAWIILLEVEAAKLAFDRLVLAHGIELSLHTRLVAVQRQAGRLDALTVADHRGLREITAGCFVDASGEASLSTFAGVPLSQSGGPLAHLQPASMPVRIGGVPPGVQLDRPLMAELVKRYNETAEIRIPRDDGGVLMRLPLSQDIWWMTMDLDTDGVSGPDLTRAETRAREAAWRFVDVLRQHPGFENAYLLATGPQLGIRESRRPQSLRDLTADDALTGRRDPLGIACACWPMEVHEAPGRARFVPLGGEGFFDIPHGALQAHGVANLRLAGRVIGSDAQAYGSVRVMGTAFATGHAAGISAALAAGDPALAEEEAVTRVRRALAEQHALI; encoded by the coding sequence ATGACTCAACCAACTGCCGAACACTATGACGTGGTGGTCGTGGGCGGCGGCGCCGGCGGCACCGCGGCCGCCGTGGGCGCGGCCCGCCTCGGCGCGCGCACCCTGCTGATCGAGCGCTATGGCTTTCTCGGCGGCGCCGCCACCAACTCCCAGGTCCTGGCCTACTGCGGCTTCTTCGCCAGCGGCGAGACGCCGCGCCAGGCCGTGGCCGGCGTCGGGCAGGACCTGCTGCTGCAGCTGCAGGCGCTCGGCCTGCCGATCGCCCCGATCCGCTCCAAGAGCGGCGCATGGATCATCCTGCTGGAGGTCGAGGCCGCCAAGCTGGCCTTCGACCGCCTGGTGCTGGCGCATGGCATCGAGCTGAGCCTGCACACGCGGCTGGTGGCGGTGCAGCGGCAGGCCGGACGCCTCGACGCCCTCACCGTGGCCGACCACCGCGGCCTGCGCGAGATCACGGCGGGCTGCTTCGTCGACGCCAGCGGCGAAGCCAGCCTGAGCACCTTTGCCGGCGTGCCGCTGAGCCAGAGCGGCGGGCCGCTCGCGCACCTGCAGCCGGCCTCGATGCCGGTACGCATCGGCGGCGTGCCGCCGGGCGTGCAGCTCGACCGCCCGCTGATGGCCGAGCTCGTGAAGCGCTACAACGAGACCGCCGAGATCCGCATCCCGCGCGACGACGGCGGCGTGCTGATGCGCCTGCCACTGTCGCAGGACATCTGGTGGATGACCATGGACCTGGACACCGACGGCGTGTCCGGCCCCGACCTCACGCGCGCCGAGACGCGGGCGCGCGAAGCCGCCTGGCGCTTCGTGGATGTGCTGCGCCAGCACCCGGGTTTCGAGAACGCCTACCTGCTCGCCACCGGGCCGCAGCTCGGCATCCGCGAAAGCCGCCGCCCGCAGTCGCTGCGCGACCTGACGGCCGACGACGCCCTCACCGGCCGCCGCGACCCGCTGGGCATCGCATGCGCCTGCTGGCCCATGGAAGTGCACGAGGCCCCGGGCCGCGCACGCTTCGTGCCGCTGGGCGGCGAAGGCTTCTTCGACATTCCGCACGGAGCGCTGCAGGCCCATGGCGTGGCCAACCTGCGCCTGGCAGGCCGCGTGATCGGCAGCGATGCCCAGGCCTACGGCTCGGTCCGCGTGATGGGCACGGCCTTCGCCACCGGGCATGCCGCCGGCATCTCGGCCGCGCTGGCGGCCGGCGACCCGGCCCTGGCCGAAGAAGAAGCCGTCACCCGCGTGCGCCGGGCGCTGGCCGAACAACATGCGCTGATTTGA
- a CDS encoding shikimate dehydrogenase family protein, producing MLKGSTQLVAIVGTPIAQVKSPENFNAWFEREQQDLAMIAMDVRAPDLGHCIALMRGWNNLRGCVVTVPYKQAFAAQIDGLSARSAALRAVNVVRREPDGRLVGDMVDGFGFLNAARQHRFRAAGRQALVVGAGGVGGAIAHALCEAGIARLALMDTDAARQDSLAALLAQAFPAVELLRGCASLADFDLVVNATPVGMGGTGELPLPRELLDSLRSDALAADVVTSPPVTPFLELARARGCRIQTGAEMARAQLEFLGGFIGVMPPVDPAAVLAAELPAG from the coding sequence ATGCTCAAGGGATCGACTCAACTGGTCGCGATCGTCGGAACGCCGATCGCCCAGGTGAAATCGCCGGAAAACTTCAACGCCTGGTTCGAGCGCGAACAGCAGGACCTGGCGATGATCGCCATGGACGTGCGCGCGCCGGACCTCGGCCACTGCATCGCGCTGATGCGGGGCTGGAACAACCTGCGCGGCTGCGTGGTGACCGTGCCCTACAAGCAGGCCTTCGCCGCCCAGATCGACGGCCTCAGCGCGCGCTCGGCCGCGCTGCGCGCCGTGAACGTGGTGCGCCGCGAGCCCGATGGCCGCCTGGTCGGCGACATGGTGGACGGCTTCGGTTTTCTCAATGCCGCGCGCCAGCACCGCTTTCGCGCGGCCGGCCGCCAGGCCCTGGTGGTGGGCGCCGGCGGCGTGGGCGGCGCGATCGCCCATGCGCTGTGCGAGGCCGGCATCGCCCGGCTGGCGCTGATGGACACCGACGCCGCACGCCAGGACAGCCTGGCCGCGCTGCTGGCCCAGGCCTTCCCCGCCGTCGAGCTGCTGCGCGGCTGCGCCTCCTTGGCGGACTTCGACCTGGTGGTGAACGCCACGCCGGTGGGCATGGGTGGCACCGGCGAGCTGCCGCTGCCGCGCGAGCTGCTGGACAGCCTGCGCAGCGACGCGCTGGCCGCCGACGTGGTGACCTCGCCGCCGGTCACGCCGTTCCTGGAGCTGGCCCGCGCCCGCGGCTGCCGCATCCAGACCGGCGCCGAGATGGCGCGCGCGCAGCTCGAATTTCTGGGCGGCTTCATCGGCGTGATGCCGCCGGTCGACCCGGCCGCGGTGCTGGCCGCCGAACTGCCGGCCGGCTGA
- the tcuA gene encoding FAD-dependent tricarballylate dehydrogenase TcuA — MVDVLVIGGGNAALCAALMAREAGASVLLLEAAPREWRGGNSQHTRNLRCMHEAPQDVLTGAYPEEEFWQDLLKVTGGQTSEPLARLVIRESSRCRDWMRRHGVRFQPSLSGTLHLSRTNAFFMGGGKALVNAYYRSAERLGVQVRYGAPVDALELDGGRFVAARIAGERIEARACVLAAGGFESNREWLREAWGRNAEGEWPADNFLIRGTRFNRGVLLRHLIDAGADSIGDPSQSHCVAIDARAPLYDGGICTRVDCVSLGIMVNRDARRFYDEGEDFWPKRYAIWGRLVAQQPGQIGYSIIDAKAVGRFMPPVFPGAKADTLPELARQLGLDEQRLVDTIDGYNAACRVGRFDHTVLDDCHTEGLAPAKTHWARPIDTAPFFGYALRPGITFTYLGLKVDARAAVHFGGQPSANLFVAGEMMAGNVLGKGYTAGVGMSIGTAFGRIAGTSAAAAALQEVAHAAA; from the coding sequence ATGGTGGATGTCCTGGTCATTGGCGGCGGCAACGCCGCCCTGTGCGCCGCCCTGATGGCGCGCGAAGCGGGCGCCTCGGTGCTGCTGCTGGAGGCCGCGCCGCGCGAGTGGCGCGGCGGCAATTCGCAGCACACGCGCAACCTGCGCTGCATGCACGAGGCGCCGCAGGACGTGCTGACCGGGGCCTACCCGGAAGAGGAGTTCTGGCAGGACCTGCTCAAGGTCACCGGCGGGCAGACCAGCGAGCCGCTGGCCCGGCTGGTGATCCGCGAATCCTCGCGCTGCCGCGACTGGATGCGCCGGCACGGCGTGCGCTTCCAGCCCTCGCTGTCGGGCACGCTGCACCTGAGCCGCACCAATGCCTTCTTCATGGGCGGCGGCAAGGCGCTGGTCAACGCTTACTATCGCAGCGCCGAGCGGCTGGGCGTGCAGGTGCGCTACGGCGCGCCGGTCGACGCCCTCGAGCTGGACGGCGGCCGCTTCGTCGCGGCCCGCATCGCGGGCGAGCGCATCGAGGCGCGGGCCTGCGTGCTGGCCGCGGGCGGCTTCGAGTCCAACCGCGAATGGCTGCGCGAAGCCTGGGGCCGGAACGCCGAAGGCGAGTGGCCGGCCGACAACTTCCTGATCCGCGGCACGCGCTTCAACCGCGGCGTGCTGCTCAGGCACCTGATCGACGCGGGCGCCGACAGCATCGGCGACCCGTCGCAATCGCATTGTGTGGCCATCGACGCGCGCGCACCGCTGTACGACGGCGGCATCTGCACCCGCGTGGACTGCGTGTCGCTGGGCATCATGGTGAACCGCGACGCCCGCCGCTTCTACGATGAAGGCGAGGATTTCTGGCCCAAGCGCTACGCGATCTGGGGCCGCCTGGTGGCGCAGCAGCCGGGCCAGATCGGCTACTCGATCATCGACGCCAAGGCCGTCGGCCGCTTCATGCCGCCGGTGTTTCCGGGCGCGAAGGCCGACACGCTGCCCGAACTGGCGCGCCAGCTCGGGCTGGACGAGCAGCGGCTGGTGGACACCATCGACGGCTACAACGCGGCCTGCCGCGTGGGCCGCTTCGACCACACCGTGCTGGACGACTGCCACACCGAGGGGCTGGCACCGGCCAAGACGCATTGGGCGAGGCCCATCGACACCGCGCCGTTCTTCGGCTACGCGCTGCGCCCCGGCATCACCTTCACCTACCTGGGGCTGAAGGTGGACGCGCGGGCGGCCGTGCACTTTGGCGGCCAGCCCAGCGCCAACCTGTTCGTGGCCGGCGAGATGATGGCCGGCAACGTGCTCGGCAAGGGCTACACGGCGGGTGTCGGCATGTCGATCGGAACGGCCTTCGGGCGCATTGCCGGCACGTCGGCCGCGGCGGCGGCCTTGCAGGAGGTGGCGCATGCAGCAGCTTGA
- the tcuB gene encoding tricarballylate utilization 4Fe-4S protein TcuB has translation MQQLEALTQEARALAAGTLALTRPEAEVDRALQICNACRYCEGFCAVFPAMARRLEFGKADIHYLANLCHNCGACLHACQYAPPHEFAVNVPQAMAQVRGQTYADYAWPPGFGALYRRNGLTVAMALAAGLALFLALALLWKADALGRPLAGNFYAVFPHNLMVALFGGVFGWAVLALGLGVARFWRSITPGAAGAQAAAEAASDALRLKYLDGGHGEGCNDQDDRFTLWRRRFHHATFYGFMLCFASTGVATLYHYGLGLKAPYALTSWPVLLGTLGGIGLLAGPAGLLWLNWRRDPQHGDAAQRPMDRGFIGLLLLTSLSGLALLAWRDTGAMGLLLAVHLGVVMALFLTLPYGKFAHGLYRCAALLKWAVERRRPGKLGLGDD, from the coding sequence ATGCAGCAGCTTGAGGCGCTCACGCAGGAGGCCCGCGCGCTCGCCGCCGGCACCCTGGCGCTGACGCGGCCGGAGGCCGAGGTTGACCGCGCGCTGCAGATCTGCAACGCCTGCCGCTACTGCGAGGGGTTCTGCGCCGTGTTCCCGGCCATGGCGCGCCGCCTCGAGTTCGGCAAGGCCGACATCCACTACCTCGCCAACCTGTGCCACAACTGCGGCGCCTGCCTGCACGCCTGCCAGTACGCGCCGCCGCACGAGTTTGCCGTGAACGTGCCGCAGGCGATGGCGCAGGTGCGCGGGCAGACCTATGCCGACTACGCCTGGCCGCCCGGCTTCGGCGCGCTGTACCGGCGCAACGGCCTGACCGTGGCGATGGCCCTGGCCGCAGGGCTCGCGCTGTTCCTGGCGCTGGCGTTGCTCTGGAAGGCCGACGCGCTGGGCCGGCCGCTGGCGGGCAATTTCTATGCGGTCTTTCCGCACAACCTGATGGTGGCGCTGTTCGGCGGCGTCTTCGGCTGGGCGGTGCTGGCGCTGGGGCTCGGCGTGGCGCGCTTCTGGCGCAGCATCACGCCCGGCGCGGCCGGGGCACAGGCCGCGGCCGAGGCGGCCTCCGATGCGCTGCGACTCAAGTACCTGGACGGCGGCCACGGCGAGGGCTGCAACGACCAAGATGACCGCTTCACGCTGTGGCGCCGGCGCTTTCACCACGCCACGTTCTATGGCTTCATGCTGTGCTTCGCGTCCACCGGCGTGGCCACGCTGTACCACTACGGGCTGGGCCTGAAGGCGCCTTATGCGCTGACGAGCTGGCCCGTGCTGCTGGGCACCCTGGGCGGGATCGGCCTGCTGGCCGGGCCGGCCGGCCTGCTCTGGCTGAACTGGCGCCGCGATCCGCAGCACGGCGATGCCGCCCAGAGGCCGATGGACCGCGGCTTCATCGGCCTGCTGCTGCTGACCAGCCTGAGCGGCCTGGCGCTGCTGGCCTGGCGCGACACGGGCGCGATGGGCCTGCTGCTGGCCGTGCACCTGGGCGTGGTGATGGCGTTGTTCCTGACGCTGCCCTACGGCAAATTCGCCCATGGCCTCTACCGTTGCGCGGCGCTGCTCAAGTGGGCCGTCGAACGGCGCCGGCCGGGCAAGCTGGGCCTGGGGGACGACTGA
- a CDS encoding Bug family tripartite tricarboxylate transporter substrate binding protein — MEDCFALSRRRWLGTAAAAGLAATVPALRAQPAWPAKSVRFVVPFAPGGTSEIVARSVAAELTRQLGQSVYVENKPGGAGVVAMTEVAKAAPDGHTLILGHVGTLAVNPYMLANQPYDVNKDFIPVTLLAKVPNVFVIHPDVPAKNFQEFVAYAKKNPGQLSYGSAGNASAGHLAMEYLKLVTGMFMTHIPYRGTGPQLTDLLAGRTQASSAGLPALSAHIKSGKLRAIAVGTQQRIAALPEVPTVTEMGFKDFETSQWYGILVPAGTPPDIVRRLQEESLKALKSSAVTERFAHDSAVGGGGPSPEFAAFIGREQKIWSDIVRRAQIKAD; from the coding sequence ATGGAAGATTGCTTCGCGCTCAGCCGGCGCCGATGGTTGGGCACGGCCGCTGCGGCGGGCTTGGCGGCCACCGTTCCCGCCTTGCGCGCCCAGCCCGCCTGGCCGGCCAAGTCGGTGCGCTTCGTCGTGCCGTTCGCACCCGGCGGCACGTCCGAGATCGTGGCCCGCTCGGTCGCGGCCGAGCTCACCAGGCAGCTCGGCCAGAGCGTCTACGTGGAGAACAAGCCCGGCGGCGCCGGCGTGGTGGCCATGACCGAGGTGGCCAAGGCCGCGCCCGACGGCCACACCCTCATCCTCGGCCACGTGGGCACGCTCGCGGTGAACCCGTACATGCTGGCCAACCAGCCCTACGACGTGAACAAGGATTTCATCCCCGTCACGCTGCTGGCCAAGGTGCCCAACGTGTTCGTGATCCACCCCGACGTGCCGGCGAAGAACTTCCAGGAATTCGTGGCCTACGCCAAGAAGAACCCCGGCCAGCTCAGCTACGGCTCGGCCGGCAACGCCAGCGCGGGCCACCTGGCGATGGAATACCTCAAGCTGGTCACGGGCATGTTCATGACCCACATCCCGTACCGCGGCACCGGCCCGCAGCTCACCGACCTGCTGGCCGGGCGCACGCAAGCCTCGTCGGCCGGCCTGCCGGCACTGAGCGCCCACATCAAGAGCGGCAAGCTGCGCGCGATCGCGGTCGGCACGCAGCAGCGCATCGCCGCCCTGCCCGAGGTGCCCACGGTGACGGAGATGGGCTTCAAGGACTTCGAGACCTCGCAGTGGTACGGCATCCTCGTGCCGGCCGGCACGCCGCCCGACATCGTGCGGCGGCTGCAGGAGGAGTCGCTCAAGGCGCTCAAGTCCAGCGCCGTGACCGAGCGCTTCGCGCATGACAGCGCGGTCGGCGGCGGCGGGCCGTCGCCGGAATTCGCGGCCTTCATCGGGCGCGAGCAGAAGATCTGGAGCGACATCGTCAGGCGCGCCCAGATCAAGGCAGACTGA
- a CDS encoding NUDIX hydrolase, whose protein sequence is MNTRWKPSATVAAIIERNGRFLLVEELTSDGLKLNNPAGHLDPGESPADGCAREALEETAHRFRPTALVGVYLSRFQSTRTGEDVTYLRFAFCGEVEGDAEPGRALDDGIVRTLWMTPDEIRASADRHRSPLLLRCLEDYLAGRRYPLELVYTDASVTA, encoded by the coding sequence ATGAACACACGATGGAAACCCAGCGCCACCGTCGCCGCCATCATCGAGCGCAACGGCCGGTTCCTGCTGGTGGAAGAACTCACCTCCGACGGCCTGAAGCTCAACAACCCGGCCGGCCACCTCGACCCCGGCGAATCGCCCGCCGACGGCTGCGCCCGCGAGGCGCTGGAGGAAACCGCCCACCGCTTCCGGCCGACCGCGCTGGTCGGCGTGTACCTGTCGCGCTTCCAGAGCACCCGCACGGGCGAGGACGTCACCTACCTGCGCTTCGCCTTCTGCGGCGAGGTGGAGGGCGACGCCGAACCCGGGCGCGCGCTGGACGACGGCATCGTCCGCACGCTGTGGATGACGCCCGACGAGATCCGCGCCAGCGCGGACCGCCACCGCAGCCCGCTGCTGCTGCGCTGCCTGGAGGACTACCTGGCGGGCCGGCGCTATCCGCTGGAGCTGGTCTACACCGATGCCAGTGTGACGGCCTGA
- the mnmA gene encoding tRNA 2-thiouridine(34) synthase MnmA, which yields MAKQRVVVGLSGGVDSAVSAHLLKQQGYDVVGIFMKNWEDDDDSEYCSSNVDFVDAASVADVLGIEIEHVNFAAEYKDRVFAEFLREYQGGRTPNPDVLCNAEIKFKAFLDHAMRLGAQKIATGHYARVRCVAADTSEPAGREGTSHATARDGARVRESEGRFELLKGLDPSKDQSYFLHRLNQAQLSKTLFPVGELHKTEVRRIAAEIGLPNAKKKDSTGICFIGERPFRDFLNRYIAKEPGPVKDERGRTLGEHQGLSFYTLGQRQGLGIGGIKARGAQKGGGEHAPWFVARKDIEHNTLWVVQGHDHPWLQSHTLQADDASWISGAAPLPRALAAKTRYRQADAACTLAAGAGQAFGLSFAEAQWAVTPGQSAVLYDGEVCLGGGVIASSR from the coding sequence ATGGCAAAGCAGCGTGTGGTGGTCGGATTGAGCGGGGGGGTGGACTCCGCGGTGAGCGCGCACCTGCTCAAGCAGCAGGGCTACGACGTGGTCGGCATCTTCATGAAGAACTGGGAAGACGACGACGACAGCGAGTACTGCTCGTCCAACGTCGATTTCGTGGACGCCGCGAGCGTGGCCGATGTGCTCGGCATCGAGATCGAGCACGTCAATTTCGCGGCCGAGTACAAGGACCGGGTGTTCGCCGAGTTCCTGCGCGAGTACCAGGGCGGCCGCACGCCGAACCCCGACGTGCTGTGCAATGCCGAGATCAAGTTCAAGGCCTTCCTCGACCATGCCATGCGCCTCGGCGCCCAGAAGATCGCCACCGGGCATTACGCCCGTGTCCGCTGCGTCGCCGCAGACACGAGCGAGCCCGCTGGGCGGGAAGGAACATCGCACGCGACCGCGCGCGATGGCGCCCGCGTCCGCGAAAGCGAGGGCCGCTTCGAGCTGCTCAAGGGCCTGGACCCGTCCAAGGACCAGAGCTACTTCCTGCACCGCCTGAACCAGGCCCAGCTCTCGAAGACGCTGTTCCCGGTGGGCGAGCTGCACAAGACCGAGGTGCGCCGCATCGCGGCCGAGATCGGGCTGCCGAACGCGAAGAAGAAGGACTCCACCGGCATCTGCTTCATCGGCGAGCGGCCGTTCCGCGACTTCCTGAACCGCTACATCGCCAAGGAGCCCGGCCCGGTCAAGGACGAGCGCGGCCGCACGCTCGGCGAGCACCAGGGCCTGAGCTTCTACACGCTGGGCCAGCGCCAGGGCCTGGGCATCGGCGGCATCAAGGCGCGGGGCGCGCAAAAGGGCGGCGGCGAGCATGCGCCCTGGTTCGTGGCGCGCAAGGACATCGAGCACAACACCCTGTGGGTGGTGCAGGGCCACGACCACCCGTGGCTGCAGTCGCACACGCTGCAGGCCGATGACGCGAGCTGGATCAGCGGCGCCGCGCCGCTGCCGCGCGCGCTGGCCGCCAAGACCCGCTACCGCCAGGCCGATGCCGCCTGCACGCTGGCGGCCGGCGCCGGCCAGGCCTTCGGCCTGAGCTTTGCCGAGGCGCAGTGGGCGGTGACGCCGGGCCAGTCGGCCGTGCTGTACGACGGCGAGGTGTGCCTGGGCGGCGGCGTGATCGCCTCCAGCCGCTGA
- a CDS encoding LysR family transcriptional regulator, with protein sequence MELRQLRYFVRVVELGSMSRAALDLDMVQSALSQQISRLEGELATRLLQRSTRGVTPTEAGLAFFHEAQLALRHAEQAARAAQQSRLSGTVSVGLAPTTASVLGVPLMRAMHERYPDVRLHMVESLSGHLSTMLNARQLDLAVLFDTHPARRWSVTPLLEEKLFLIRSRRGLAEEPAAPLRMAQLKGVPLILPTGPHGLRSTLDAAFARARLKPHLVTEIDSLAMLMDAVDAGLGCTLQPWAAVGRFPDAAQRFHMAEIAESQARRPNALCSLSDDELSPAGLATRVVLADCARALVRSGRWVGARLIHHDS encoded by the coding sequence ATGGAACTGCGCCAGCTCCGTTATTTCGTCCGGGTGGTCGAGCTTGGCAGCATGAGCCGGGCGGCGCTCGACCTGGACATGGTGCAGTCGGCGCTGAGCCAGCAGATCAGCCGGCTCGAAGGCGAGCTGGCAACCCGGCTGCTGCAGCGCTCCACCCGGGGCGTGACGCCCACGGAGGCGGGCTTGGCCTTCTTCCACGAGGCGCAGCTCGCCCTGCGCCACGCCGAGCAGGCCGCGCGCGCGGCCCAGCAGTCGCGCCTCAGCGGCACGGTCAGCGTGGGGCTGGCGCCCACCACGGCCTCGGTGCTGGGCGTGCCGCTGATGCGCGCCATGCACGAGCGCTACCCCGACGTGCGGCTGCACATGGTCGAAAGCCTCTCGGGCCACCTCTCCACCATGCTCAATGCGCGCCAGCTCGACCTGGCCGTGCTGTTCGACACCCATCCGGCGCGGCGCTGGAGCGTGACGCCGCTGCTGGAGGAGAAGCTGTTCCTGATCCGCTCGCGCCGGGGCCTGGCCGAGGAGCCGGCGGCCCCTCTGCGCATGGCCCAGCTCAAGGGCGTGCCGCTGATCCTGCCGACCGGCCCGCACGGCCTGCGCAGCACGCTGGACGCGGCCTTCGCGCGCGCCAGGCTCAAGCCCCACCTCGTGACGGAGATCGACTCGCTGGCGATGCTGATGGACGCGGTCGACGCGGGCCTGGGCTGCACCCTGCAGCCCTGGGCGGCCGTGGGCCGCTTTCCCGACGCGGCGCAGCGCTTCCACATGGCCGAGATTGCCGAATCGCAGGCGCGGCGCCCCAATGCGCTGTGCAGCCTCTCGGATGACGAGCTTTCGCCCGCAGGGCTGGCCACGCGCGTGGTGCTGGCCGATTGCGCACGCGCGCTGGTGCGTTCGGGCCGCTGGGTCGGCGCGCGGCTGATCCATCACGATTCGTGA